ATGCTTGATTTGCGATTAGAAAATCATAAAAATAGCTTACATCGCAAAAAGCTCGTTTAAAACAAACCTTGACACGTCTGGCGCCGTGTATTAAAATACTTTTATGAGTCTTTCTGCGGGTATACGTGGCTTCACAGCCCCGGGGCCATGATATATGCGGCAAAAAGGAACCGTCACATGTTGGGAGGGGACATGAAATTGCGTACCTTCATGGCGAAGGCACAGGAAATCAAAAGGAAATGGTACATCATCGACGCCGCGGACAAGACGTTGGGCCGCCTGGCGTCTGAAGCCGCCAGCATCCTGCGCGGCAAGCACAAACCGACATTTACGCCGCACGTGGACAGCGGCGACCATGTTATAATCATTAATGCTGAAAAAGTGCGTCTGACCGGTAAAAAACTGTACAAGAAAGAGTACGTCAGGCATACCGGCCATCCCGGCGGCCTGAAAAGGACAAGTTACAGCGTCCTTTTAAAAACAAGGCCGGAACTGGTCCTGGAAAAGGCCATCAGGGGGATGCTGCCCCATAACCGCTTGGGCGACGCACTTTATAAAAAGCTGAAGGTATACAGGGGGCCGCAGCACCCGCACCAGGCCCAAAAACCGGAAACATGGGAATTAAAGGGTTAAGGAGAAGGGAGGTTTAACAGTGGCGCAAGTGCAGTATGCAGGAACCGGACGTCGTAAAACTTCCGTAGCCAGGGTGCGTCTTGTACCCGGCGAAGGCAAGGTTATCATAAACGGCAGGCCCCTGTCCGAGTACTTTGGCAAAAAGACGCTGGAGATGATTGTCAAGCAGCCCCTGGTTCTCACCAGTACGGAGTCCAGGTTTGACATCCTGGCCAAGGTCGAGGGTGGGGGAATCACCGGCCAGGCGGGAGCAATCCGCTTGGGGATCGCCCGTGCCCTTCTCAAGGCTGATGCGGGAATGAGGCCCGCTTTGAAGAGGGCGGGCTTCCTGACGCGCGACCCGCGCATGAAAGAACGCAAGAAATACGGTTTGAAAGGAGCCCGCCGCGCTCCCCAGTTCTCCAAACGTTAAAAAAATCCCTCAGGCGAGGGATTTTTTTAATGCCCAATAATCCGTAAGTAATAAATAAGGGGAATAATACTTAAACTAACCGGGAAAGAACACGAATAAACGCACTTGCGTTTGGAGGGGGAAATGTTCGGTCTCCGTTGGCTGGGTAGAAAAAGAACGCGTGGGAAAATGGGGAAAAAGACCCGGGAATTTATAAATGGCGGCGAGTTGCCGAAGCCAGGTGGGGGTAATGACGCTCTAAGCACCGACCTTGAAGAAAACCTCCGGCAGATAAAAAAACTCCTTGATAAGTGCAGCGACGTGGTTTACCGGGAATTTGTCTTTGCCCAGCTTGAGAAGATCAGGCTGGTCCTGATCTACGTGGACGGCCTGGCTGATAAGGGCCAGATCAGCGAGCAGATAATGCGGGCGCTGGCCCTGGAAGTGCCTATGGCCGTTCCCGGCCGGAAGATAAGCAGGGCGGAAGCCCTTGAATTCATTAAGCGGCGCGGTTTGTGCATGCACCAGGTCAAGGAGACCGGCAGGCTGCAGGACGTCATCCAGGCAATACTCAGCGGCGATACCGCCCTGCTTGTTGACGGGCATGCCACCGCTTTGATCAACGGGTCCAAAAAATGGGAAAAGCGGGCTATCACCGACCCGGAAGCGGAGCCGACGGTGCGAGGTTCCAGAGAGTCCTTCATTGAGAGCCTGCGGACCAACACGGCGCTGGTTCGCCGGAGGATAAAAAGCCCCGCCCTGAAAATCGAGACACTGCAGC
The nucleotide sequence above comes from Peptococcaceae bacterium. Encoded proteins:
- the rplM gene encoding 50S ribosomal protein L13, whose translation is MKLRTFMAKAQEIKRKWYIIDAADKTLGRLASEAASILRGKHKPTFTPHVDSGDHVIIINAEKVRLTGKKLYKKEYVRHTGHPGGLKRTSYSVLLKTRPELVLEKAIRGMLPHNRLGDALYKKLKVYRGPQHPHQAQKPETWELKG
- the rpsI gene encoding 30S ribosomal protein S9 codes for the protein MAQVQYAGTGRRKTSVARVRLVPGEGKVIINGRPLSEYFGKKTLEMIVKQPLVLTSTESRFDILAKVEGGGITGQAGAIRLGIARALLKADAGMRPALKRAGFLTRDPRMKERKKYGLKGARRAPQFSKR